The Elusimicrobiota bacterium genome includes a window with the following:
- a CDS encoding RNA-binding protein: MGKKLYVGNLPFDTTEEQLRASFQACGTVDSVRIITDKMTGRSKGFGFVEMADDAAAQQAIQKLNKSRMGEREIVVNEARPMENRGGGGGRGDWSGGRGGQGRGGRY, from the coding sequence ATGGGAAAGAAACTCTATGTCGGAAACCTGCCCTTCGATACCACGGAAGAGCAGCTGCGCGCGAGCTTTCAAGCTTGCGGAACAGTGGACAGCGTCCGGATTATCACGGACAAGATGACGGGCCGGTCCAAAGGATTCGGCTTTGTTGAAATGGCGGATGATGCCGCGGCCCAGCAGGCGATTCAGAAGTTGAATAAAAGCCGCATGGGCGAGCGCGAGATCGTCGTCAATGAAGCCCGGCCCATGGAAAATCGAGGCGGTGGCGGCGGACGCGGCGATTGGAGCGGCGGACGCGGCGGACAGGGACGCGGCGGACGTTATTAA
- the glgX gene encoding glycogen debranching protein GlgX, translated as MRLGKPYPLGATWDGIGVNFAIFSENASAVELCLFDSPQAQEEFYRVSLPEKTDMVWHGYIEGIFPGQLYGYRVHGPYEPSAGRRFNANKIVLDPYAKAIGRKTHWKDEMFGYTIGDPAQDLSFDERDNAACAPLAVVIDPAFTWGDDKAPKNPWHKTLIYELHVKGYTHQHPKVPERLRGTYAGLASAPVIRHLTDLGVTAVELMPVHHHADERHLLEKGLVNYWGYNTLSFFAPDMRYASAETPAGAVKEFKQMVRALHAAGIEVILDVVYNHTAEGNHLGPTLSWRGIDNSTYYRLADKDKRHYLDFTGCGNTLNMLHPRVLQLIMDSLRYWVLEMRVDGFRFDLASALARELYDVDKLGAFFDIIHQDPVISQVKLIAEPWDLGPGGYQVGNFPVGWAEWNGKYRDTVRRFWKGEGGVVSELATRLAGSSDLYEQSGRRPYASINFVTSHDGFTLDDLVSYNDKRNEANSENNKDGENQNFSFNHGVEGPANDPAVLALREQQKRNFFATMCLSQGVEMIRGGDELGHTQQGNNNAYCQDNEISWLNWNLDKRRRDFLEFAKKAIALWKNNPVFQRRRFFEDRPLRGSDVKDIYWLEPSGSEMTDEMWNAPEARSLGILLPGDAIDEMDESGERISGNTFLLLFNAHDQDIAFAMPSHVGVAEIHEQFWETALDTARPNDPSQLVKPTSHYRLKAKSLAVFRLLVHRGDS; from the coding sequence ATGCGCCTCGGCAAGCCCTATCCGTTGGGCGCCACCTGGGACGGCATCGGCGTTAATTTTGCGATTTTTTCGGAAAACGCCTCTGCCGTGGAGCTTTGCCTCTTCGATTCCCCTCAAGCCCAAGAGGAGTTTTACCGCGTCAGCCTTCCCGAAAAAACCGATATGGTGTGGCACGGCTATATTGAGGGTATTTTCCCTGGGCAGCTCTACGGTTACCGGGTGCACGGACCCTATGAACCCAGCGCCGGCCGGCGTTTCAATGCGAATAAAATCGTGCTTGATCCTTATGCCAAAGCCATCGGCCGCAAGACTCATTGGAAAGATGAGATGTTCGGCTACACGATCGGGGACCCGGCCCAAGACCTTTCCTTCGATGAGCGGGATAACGCCGCTTGCGCTCCCTTGGCCGTGGTGATCGACCCCGCTTTTACTTGGGGCGACGACAAAGCGCCGAAGAACCCTTGGCATAAAACGTTGATTTATGAGCTGCATGTTAAAGGCTACACTCATCAACACCCTAAGGTGCCCGAGCGCTTGCGCGGGACCTATGCGGGATTGGCCAGCGCCCCCGTCATCCGGCATTTGACGGATTTGGGCGTGACCGCGGTCGAACTCATGCCCGTCCATCATCATGCCGACGAGCGCCACCTGCTGGAGAAAGGATTGGTTAATTATTGGGGGTACAATACCCTGTCTTTTTTCGCGCCGGATATGCGTTACGCATCCGCGGAAACGCCCGCCGGCGCGGTCAAGGAATTTAAACAAATGGTGCGCGCGCTTCATGCAGCGGGCATCGAAGTGATCCTCGATGTGGTTTACAATCACACGGCCGAAGGGAATCATTTGGGCCCCACGCTTTCTTGGCGCGGCATCGACAATTCGACTTATTACCGGCTTGCGGACAAGGATAAGCGTCATTACCTTGATTTTACGGGCTGCGGCAACACGCTCAACATGCTGCATCCGCGCGTTTTGCAATTGATCATGGACAGTCTGCGTTATTGGGTGCTGGAGATGCGCGTTGACGGGTTCCGTTTTGATTTGGCCAGCGCGTTGGCCCGCGAGCTTTATGACGTGGATAAGCTGGGCGCATTTTTCGACATTATCCATCAGGACCCGGTGATTTCCCAGGTGAAGCTGATCGCTGAGCCTTGGGACTTGGGGCCCGGCGGCTATCAAGTGGGCAATTTTCCGGTAGGCTGGGCGGAATGGAACGGCAAATACCGCGATACGGTGCGGCGTTTTTGGAAGGGGGAGGGCGGCGTGGTTTCGGAGCTGGCAACCCGCTTGGCCGGATCCAGCGATCTTTATGAACAAAGCGGCCGGCGGCCTTATGCCAGCATCAATTTCGTCACCTCGCACGACGGGTTTACGCTGGATGATTTGGTCAGCTACAACGACAAGCGCAACGAGGCGAATTCAGAAAACAACAAAGACGGGGAAAACCAAAACTTCAGCTTCAACCACGGGGTGGAAGGTCCGGCGAACGATCCCGCGGTTTTGGCTTTAAGGGAACAGCAAAAAAGAAATTTTTTCGCGACCATGTGCCTGTCTCAAGGGGTGGAAATGATTCGCGGAGGCGATGAACTCGGGCACACGCAACAAGGCAATAACAACGCCTATTGCCAGGATAATGAGATCAGCTGGCTTAATTGGAATTTGGACAAGCGGCGCCGGGATTTTTTGGAATTCGCCAAGAAGGCGATTGCGCTGTGGAAAAACAACCCGGTCTTTCAGCGGCGCCGGTTTTTTGAGGACCGCCCGCTTCGGGGTTCCGACGTCAAAGATATTTACTGGCTGGAGCCTTCGGGAAGCGAGATGACGGATGAGATGTGGAACGCGCCCGAGGCGCGTTCGCTCGGCATTCTTTTGCCCGGCGACGCGATCGATGAAATGGACGAGAGCGGCGAGCGCATCTCGGGGAACACGTTTTTATTGCTGTTTAACGCCCATGATCAGGATATCGCCTTTGCCATGCCCTCTCACGTCGGGGTCGCCGAAATTCACGAGCAATTTTGGGAAACCGCGCTTGATACGGCCCGGCCCAACGATCCCAGCCAGTTGGTCAAACCAACAAGCCATTATCGTTTGAAAGCCAAATCGTTGGCCGTGTTTCGTTTGTTGGTTCACCGAGGCGATTCGTGA
- the glgB gene encoding 1,4-alpha-glucan branching protein GlgB — protein MSATRPAADIRHNFTLLTDDDCYLFNEGAHTRLYEKLGAHSCIADGIPGVYFAVWAPEAKRVSVIGDFNGWQASAHPLKPKGNFGIWEGFIPGLASGALYKYDITSSHGDYTVQKADPFASRAETPPKTASMVWDLSYAWQDAQWMNKRGANNSRQAPVSIYEVHLGSWARVPEQGNRFLTYREIAPRLAAYVQETGFTHVEFLPVMEHPFYGSWGYQTTGYFAPTSRYGTPQDLMFLIDYLHQEGIGVILDWAPSHFPNDAHGPAFFDGTHLYEHADPRQGFHPDWKSCIFNYGRHEVKSFLTSSALFWLDRYHADGLRVDAVASMLYLDYSRKEGEWIPNKYGGRENLEAIDFLRRLNKAAYAAYPDVQIMAEESTAWPMVSRPTYVGGLGFGFKWDMGWMHDTLQVMAKEPVHRKHHYGHLTFRTIYAFHENFILPLSHDEVVHGKGALLAKMPGDDWQKMANLRLLLGYMFAQPGKKLLFMGGEFASRKEWSHEQSLEWHLLNDPAHQGIKHWVSDLNRLYRSEPALHELDCEPAGFQWVESLDADNTVLAFLRRDASAKIMILAAFNFTPVPRYDYRLGVPAGGSWFELLNSDASDYGGSGVGNLGVVAAGEEPSGVFNHTIRVTLPPLAAVFFKNQF, from the coding sequence ATGAGCGCCACGCGTCCTGCCGCCGACATTCGCCACAATTTCACATTGTTGACCGACGATGATTGCTACTTATTCAATGAGGGCGCTCATACCCGGCTGTATGAAAAACTGGGCGCTCATTCCTGCATTGCCGACGGTATCCCCGGCGTATATTTTGCGGTTTGGGCGCCCGAGGCCAAGCGCGTGTCCGTGATCGGGGATTTCAACGGCTGGCAGGCGTCGGCGCATCCGTTGAAGCCAAAAGGAAATTTTGGCATTTGGGAAGGTTTTATTCCCGGCCTCGCTTCCGGCGCTTTGTACAAGTACGACATTACATCGAGCCACGGCGATTACACGGTCCAAAAAGCGGACCCTTTTGCATCGCGCGCCGAAACCCCTCCGAAAACAGCGTCCATGGTTTGGGACTTAAGTTACGCATGGCAAGATGCGCAGTGGATGAACAAGCGTGGCGCTAACAACAGCCGACAGGCGCCGGTGTCGATTTACGAGGTGCATTTGGGCTCTTGGGCGCGCGTGCCTGAGCAAGGGAATCGTTTTTTAACGTACCGGGAAATCGCGCCCCGCCTGGCCGCTTATGTCCAGGAAACGGGCTTCACGCATGTTGAGTTTTTACCGGTGATGGAGCATCCTTTTTATGGCTCCTGGGGCTATCAAACCACCGGGTATTTCGCCCCGACGTCGCGTTACGGCACGCCGCAGGACTTGATGTTTTTGATCGACTATTTGCACCAAGAGGGCATCGGCGTGATTTTGGATTGGGCGCCTTCTCATTTCCCCAACGACGCCCACGGCCCGGCTTTTTTCGACGGGACGCATTTATACGAGCACGCCGATCCCCGCCAGGGTTTTCACCCGGACTGGAAAAGCTGCATTTTTAATTACGGACGTCACGAGGTGAAAAGTTTTTTGACCAGCAGCGCGCTTTTTTGGCTGGACCGTTATCATGCCGACGGGCTTCGGGTCGACGCCGTGGCCTCCATGCTTTACCTTGATTATTCGCGCAAGGAAGGCGAGTGGATTCCCAATAAATACGGCGGACGGGAAAATTTAGAGGCCATTGATTTTTTACGCCGGTTGAATAAGGCGGCTTACGCCGCTTACCCCGACGTTCAAATCATGGCTGAAGAATCCACGGCTTGGCCCATGGTTTCGCGTCCGACTTACGTGGGCGGGCTGGGTTTCGGTTTTAAGTGGGACATGGGTTGGATGCACGATACTTTGCAGGTGATGGCCAAGGAGCCGGTGCATCGCAAGCATCATTACGGGCATCTGACGTTTCGGACGATTTACGCTTTCCATGAAAATTTTATCCTGCCTCTTTCCCATGACGAGGTTGTTCACGGCAAGGGCGCGCTCTTGGCCAAAATGCCGGGTGATGACTGGCAAAAAATGGCGAATTTGCGTTTGCTGTTGGGGTACATGTTCGCCCAGCCCGGAAAAAAATTGTTATTTATGGGCGGGGAATTCGCCAGCCGCAAGGAATGGTCCCATGAGCAGAGCTTGGAGTGGCACTTGTTGAATGACCCGGCGCATCAGGGCATTAAACATTGGGTTTCGGATTTAAACCGGCTGTATCGATCGGAGCCCGCTTTGCATGAGCTTGATTGCGAGCCGGCGGGCTTTCAGTGGGTCGAGAGTTTGGACGCGGATAATACGGTTTTGGCGTTTTTGCGTAGGGACGCGTCAGCCAAGATCATGATTCTTGCGGCGTTCAATTTTACCCCGGTGCCCCGTTATGATTACCGGCTCGGCGTTCCCGCCGGCGGCTCCTGGTTTGAATTGTTAAACAGCGACGCCTCGGATTACGGAGGCAGCGGCGTCGGTAATTTGGGCGTTGTCGCCGCAGGCGAGGAGCCCAGCGGCGTTTTTAATCACACCATCCGGGTGACTCTGCCGCCTTTAGCCGCGGTTTTTTTCAAGAATCAATTTTGA
- a CDS encoding oligosaccharide flippase family protein, with the protein MGFYRHNLYLAFNFFVFRLAKLIVQIFGARALPVASFGLFSYLYSLMDIWVHLFGFGLDIAASRAHGLAADWRELWKKAAFWKLLLSVLGALIGLIALPWPYSLIFGVWHIGFMQSKLAYSLVNTLLYPKGLVIAGFAAETVLVAVALLATKIWGLAGFVSAFALERAVEALGLWRAATLREPALAEHWNCSGMKNAARRLFPGASWLWANQLLGILAARLDIVLVKMFLGLESLALYSLSFRLAEAPLFLFAAMADSTFAYFVRHRKDQESLYAGHVKKALVLGFVCAAALTAFAFLGAGLVLGPKYAGIAPFLAAYSWVLVLRGANMVSSSFLAAAGREKALLASSAAGVGFSGLRRAPTGPRGHLFHRGQASAPHRDASLSHGWAGRLVSGCFPVWGR; encoded by the coding sequence ATGGGTTTCTACCGGCATAACCTTTATTTGGCCTTTAATTTTTTTGTTTTCCGTTTGGCCAAACTTATCGTTCAAATATTCGGCGCGCGGGCTCTTCCCGTAGCATCCTTCGGGCTTTTTTCTTACCTCTATTCGCTGATGGATATTTGGGTGCATCTATTCGGTTTCGGATTGGATATTGCGGCCTCCCGCGCCCATGGCTTGGCAGCCGATTGGCGGGAGCTTTGGAAAAAGGCCGCTTTTTGGAAATTACTCTTGAGCGTATTGGGCGCTCTGATCGGCTTGATCGCTCTTCCCTGGCCGTACAGCCTGATCTTCGGCGTCTGGCATATCGGTTTCATGCAGTCCAAATTGGCTTACAGTTTGGTCAACACCTTGCTTTACCCCAAGGGCTTGGTAATCGCGGGCTTTGCGGCTGAGACCGTTTTGGTTGCCGTCGCGTTATTAGCCACAAAAATATGGGGATTGGCCGGCTTTGTTTCGGCGTTTGCCTTGGAGCGCGCGGTGGAGGCCTTGGGCTTGTGGCGGGCGGCGACTCTGCGCGAACCGGCCCTTGCCGAACATTGGAATTGTTCGGGCATGAAGAACGCGGCCCGCCGTCTTTTTCCAGGGGCTTCGTGGCTGTGGGCCAATCAGTTGTTGGGTATTTTGGCCGCGCGTTTGGACATTGTGCTGGTCAAAATGTTCCTGGGTCTTGAATCTTTAGCCCTCTACTCATTAAGTTTTCGTTTGGCCGAGGCGCCGCTGTTTTTATTTGCGGCCATGGCGGACAGCACCTTCGCTTATTTCGTCCGCCACCGCAAGGACCAGGAATCCTTATATGCTGGCCATGTCAAGAAAGCCTTGGTTCTGGGTTTTGTTTGCGCCGCCGCCTTGACCGCATTCGCTTTTCTGGGCGCGGGATTGGTGTTGGGTCCGAAATACGCCGGCATTGCGCCTTTCCTGGCCGCTTATTCCTGGGTGTTGGTTTTGCGCGGAGCCAATATGGTGAGTTCAAGTTTTTTGGCGGCTGCGGGCCGCGAAAAAGCGCTGTTGGCCAGCTCCGCCGCAGGGGTGGGTTTCTCCGGACTACGGCGAGCGCCGACCGGCCCCCGTGGTCACCTATTCCACCGTGGGCAAGCTTCCGCTCCGCATCGTGACGCTTCTCTTTCCCACGGATGGGCCGGTCGCCTCGTTTCCGGCTGTTTCCCCGTTTGGGGCAGATGA
- a CDS encoding DEAD/DEAH box helicase produces the protein MSETTTGALFEGLGLHPDLLRAVQTMGFVEPTPIQAQTIPLALEGGDVLGCAQTGSGKTAAFALPILNTLKLKPGNGLRALILVPTRELAEQVNQTFKDCGRFIHIKTAVVIGGVGYHGQRLSVRQGAQILVATPGRLLDHLQQGSFNLGRVEHVVLDEADRMLDMGFLPSIRAVFQHLPHERQTMMFSATLHSKVGQIAAFALRNPKRVEVAKPTATAEGISQVVYPVDQFQKADFLVALLRAVQMKSVLVFCRTRQGADRLTRRLIAAGFSTGILHASKTQSQRTRAMEDFRQGKIQILVATDIAARGIDVREISHVINFDVPRYPEDYVHRVGRTARAYSIGDAVTLMDITESSFLMAIERFTGLIFPRAMLPNFPYAHPPRLEPSKPRPPSGPSGRRFGRRFLPRRLGR, from the coding sequence ATGAGCGAAACAACAACCGGCGCTCTTTTCGAGGGACTGGGGCTGCATCCTGATTTATTGCGCGCCGTCCAAACCATGGGTTTTGTCGAGCCCACTCCGATCCAGGCTCAAACCATCCCGTTGGCTTTGGAGGGAGGCGATGTTTTGGGCTGCGCTCAAACCGGAAGCGGAAAGACAGCCGCCTTCGCGCTGCCGATTTTAAACACCCTCAAGCTTAAACCCGGCAATGGTTTGCGCGCTTTGATTCTGGTGCCGACCAGGGAATTGGCCGAACAGGTCAATCAGACCTTCAAGGATTGCGGACGCTTCATACACATCAAAACAGCGGTGGTCATCGGCGGCGTCGGCTACCATGGCCAGCGCCTTTCAGTCCGCCAAGGAGCCCAGATTCTCGTAGCCACGCCCGGCCGGTTGCTTGATCATTTGCAGCAAGGGAGTTTTAATTTGGGCCGTGTGGAGCACGTGGTTTTGGATGAGGCGGACCGGATGCTGGACATGGGTTTTTTGCCGTCGATCCGGGCCGTATTTCAGCACCTGCCGCACGAGCGCCAAACCATGATGTTCTCCGCCACGCTGCACTCCAAGGTCGGACAAATCGCGGCCTTTGCGTTGAGAAATCCAAAGAGGGTGGAGGTGGCCAAGCCGACGGCCACGGCCGAAGGCATCAGCCAGGTCGTGTACCCTGTGGATCAGTTTCAGAAGGCGGATTTTCTCGTCGCCCTGCTGAGGGCTGTTCAAATGAAATCCGTCTTGGTTTTCTGCCGCACCCGCCAGGGCGCGGACCGTTTGACCCGCCGATTGATTGCGGCGGGGTTTTCCACCGGCATTCTTCACGCTTCAAAAACTCAGAGCCAGCGAACCCGCGCCATGGAGGATTTCCGGCAGGGCAAAATTCAGATTTTAGTGGCGACCGATATTGCGGCGCGCGGCATCGACGTGCGCGAGATCAGCCATGTCATTAATTTCGACGTGCCCCGCTATCCGGAAGATTATGTTCACCGCGTGGGCCGCACGGCCCGGGCTTACAGCATCGGCGATGCGGTGACGCTCATGGATATCACCGAATCGTCTTTTCTCATGGCCATCGAACGCTTTACAGGATTGATTTTTCCGCGCGCCATGCTTCCTAATTTTCCCTACGCGCATCCGCCGCGACTTGAGCCGTCTAAGCCTCGCCCGCCATCCGGACCCTCGGGACGCCGATTCGGCCGCCGCTTTTTGCCCAGACGCTTGGGCCGCTAG
- a CDS encoding DHH family phosphoesterase: MSRVAADARRFLNALTRRSNGIPSLLVLTHDHPDPDAMASAWALVHLVHERFGLPARIVYGGVIGRMENQMMARILKIPMHRCGPQDLKSRRCVALVDTQPPFANNPLPSKRTAALIVDHHPRHAKTKADIAWIDEKVGATATLLFEALRAAHASIPKNLATALFYGIGSETQHLGRQATDRDIAAYRRLMVLVDMRALSKIQNPSHPSSFFRTLARAVHEAFIIRNVIGVHLGEVATQDIVAHMADFLLTHEKMRWSVVTGRYQGRLYISVRTLDQKAEAGRLLWRLLGGGSRAGGHSMIAGGSIEVGQDAAPEAWRQAEGQLISRFLKRHGIREPFALNYPYREPAQKARPHT; this comes from the coding sequence GTGAGCCGCGTCGCCGCCGACGCCCGGCGGTTTTTAAACGCTTTGACCCGGCGGTCCAATGGAATCCCATCGCTCCTGGTGTTAACGCACGATCATCCGGATCCTGATGCCATGGCCAGCGCCTGGGCTCTGGTCCATTTGGTTCACGAGCGTTTCGGTTTGCCGGCGCGCATCGTTTACGGCGGCGTCATCGGGCGTATGGAAAATCAAATGATGGCCAGGATTTTAAAAATTCCGATGCATCGATGCGGACCTCAGGATTTAAAAAGCCGCCGCTGCGTGGCGCTGGTGGACACTCAGCCTCCGTTCGCCAACAATCCGCTGCCGTCGAAACGCACGGCCGCTTTAATCGTGGATCATCACCCCCGGCACGCGAAAACCAAGGCGGACATCGCTTGGATCGACGAAAAAGTGGGCGCTACGGCCACGCTTCTTTTTGAGGCGCTGCGCGCGGCGCATGCGTCCATACCCAAGAATTTAGCCACGGCGCTGTTTTACGGCATTGGTTCCGAAACCCAGCACTTGGGCCGCCAGGCCACCGACCGGGATATCGCCGCTTATCGCCGCCTGATGGTTTTAGTCGACATGAGGGCTCTTTCTAAAATTCAGAATCCGTCGCATCCCAGTTCGTTCTTCAGGACGCTGGCAAGGGCCGTCCATGAAGCCTTTATCATTCGCAATGTTATCGGGGTTCATTTGGGCGAGGTGGCGACTCAGGATATTGTCGCGCATATGGCGGATTTTCTTTTGACCCATGAAAAGATGCGCTGGTCGGTCGTTACCGGACGGTATCAGGGACGGCTTTATATTTCCGTGCGCACGTTGGATCAAAAGGCGGAGGCGGGACGGCTGCTGTGGCGTTTATTGGGCGGCGGTTCCCGGGCCGGCGGGCACAGCATGATCGCCGGCGGCTCTATCGAGGTCGGGCAAGATGCGGCTCCTGAAGCCTGGCGTCAAGCCGAAGGGCAGTTGATCTCGCGATTCCTAAAAAGGCATGGAATCAGAGAACCCTTCGCTTTAAACTATCCTTACCGGGAACCGGCACAAAAGGCCCGTCCTCACACATGA